The DNA segment ATAGCTTTCAGATCTTGGGTCCTCTCCCGGCAGGAACCAGTTCTATCTTGTGTAACATTTGAGTGACTCCAATCCactcaggatttttttcctctctagggAGCCAGTGAATATCAATTAAGGGCCTTGGACTGTCCTTAAAGAAGTAAAGATCTAAGAGAGGAGACAAGTATAAACAATCAGATGGTTAGCATGGACTGTTGATCCATTCATGAAACTCCTGGGAGGGATGTTGAACTATAATTAAAGGCAGGCTACATAGAAGAGGTGATGCAAACTAAGTGTAGAAGTGTTATTTATAGTATTATTTATAGTGTTCAGGATCAGATTTGAATAAACATGTCAATCCTGAGCACAAAggcactgaaaaaaatacatctcaTTCTCTGGTATGTAAGAGGACAATCTTTGAAGTAGGTGAAACAGCTAGAGGGGTCACTTGGGACATTGTATAAGATGTTATACATTAGGATGTCAATCTCAGTTTAAATGTTAGTTGAAGTTGATGGAATCCATTGACGTAGGATGAGATTTGCAGTTTTTAGAAAGGTAGCCTGTGTATGCTCCTTAGAATGGAATGAAGGGGGCCTATTTATAGTTTCTGCATAATAAATTACCCAGCACACAGCAGTTTAAAACAACTACCATTTATATACTTCACAGTTCTTTTGGTTGACAATTTGGGCTGTGCTTAGCTGGGCTCGCTCATGTGTTTGCAGTCAACTGCCAGTTTGATTTCATTTTCCAGCAGTGTACGTGGAACATGTACACATGACGCCAGAGGGGTCTAGAAGAGCACACATTCCACTCTGAAGGTGCTTTTCAAGTATGTGTCGTGTGTCTGCACCACACTGCCCAGTGCAGTCACATGAGTGAGCCCAGGGTGGAAGGGGTCTCAGTTCCACAGAGAGGATGTGGCTGCAGGAAAGGGATAAAATGGTACCTCTTTTTGCAGTCACCACAGGGTCAACTCTTTATATTGCAGGAATTTCAAATGAGAGTAGCTTTATatagatataattgacatataagaAAATGCACATTCTTACAATATACAGTTTATCTATATATACACTTACGAAACCATAATCACAGTCAAGGTGGTGAACTCCCCAAAGTTTCCTCATGTCCCTTTATAGTTGTACCCCAGACAACCAATGAACAGACAAGATTCTTGACCTTTTGTGCTTTTGAAGTCACTAAAACTTGTTATCTGTTTATCTGACAAATGTCCCTTGATGCTTCTGTTCCATACCTAACACCTCCATGCATGACCTCTCTTTCTAGAGGCTGGTATCTTAGGTCCATTCTGTTTTGGACCTTAGGAAACCAGGTTCtcaccttcactttttttttccctttcattgaTTGTTTCTTCTCATTGGTTGAGTCATGGTAGATCAGTGGTTCACGTTCAGGAGTGATCTTTGTCCCTAAGGGACATTTGGCAGTGCCtggactttttttaaattttatttttttaagggatacacctgtggcatgtggaagttcccagggtaggagttgaatcagagctacagctgctggcctatgccacagctacagcaatgcaggatccaagccacatatgcgacctacaccacagctcctggcaacaccagatccttaacccactaagtgaggcccgggatcaaaccacatcctcatggattccattCTCTTCCCCTGAGTCACAACCAGAACTAGTAGTTTATTTTCATGAGAAGTTTAGTCATTGGTTGGCCATTCTTTTTCCTTGACTGAGCATCAATGTGCTGCTTCAAGATTGTCTTTGATTCAGGAATGTTTTCTTCTCtatcatatttcttttctatattttcagaTTACATATTCAGGCACACCAGTTATCAGCCCTTGGGGTCTCTGTTGCCTGCCCTTAACTTTTGTTATCTCACTGAGAGTATATTCCTCTAGTGAAAAGTCTCCTCAGGGCCCCCTTCATGTCCCTGTTCCTCAGACTGTAAAtgaaagggttcagcatgggggcaATCACTGTGTACATCACTGAGGCTATTGTACCCTTCCTGGAGGGATGGGCTGTTCCAGAAGTGAGGTAGACCCCAAGGCCTGCACCATAAAACAAGGAGACAACTGAGAGGTGAGACCCACAAGTGGAAAAGACTTTGTATTTCCTGCCAGCTGACAAAATGCCCATTATGGAGGAGATAAttctagaataagaaaaaaggatcCCAATCAGGGGAATAACACCCAGCAGGCCAGTTACAAAATACAGCACGATGTCATTGACAAGGGTGTCAGAGCAGGCGAGCTTGAGAATCTGAGCATGCTCGCAGAAGAAGTGGGGAATTTCTGTCTCTTGGCAGAAGGACACCCTCAAAACCATCAAACTTTGAATCAAAGAATATGTCAGGCAGATTAACCAAGAGAGCAGAAGCAAGAGACCACAAAGGCGAGGGCTCATGATAACTGTGTAGTGCAGAGGGTGACAGATGGCCACGaaccggtcataggccatcaccgTCAGTAGCAAATCATCTAGCCCAGCGAAGATCATGAAAAAATACATCTGGGTAAGACAGCCCTCATACGTGATGGCTTTGTTCTGCATCTGGATGTTCACTAACATCTTGGGGAGGGTGGTGGAGGTGAAACAGATGTCGGTGAAGGAcaggttggagaggaagaagtacatgggggtgtggaggtgggagtcagAGGTGATGGCCAGGATGATGAGAAGATTCCCAAACACAGTGACCAGGTACATGGACAGGAACAGCCCAAAGAGGAGGGGCTGCAGGTCCATATCTTCTGAAAATCCCAGAAGGATGAATTTTGACATAGCTGTTTGGTTCCCTATTTCCATATAATTCATGGAAATTGTCTGTAAAGAAGCAAGAACAATGTTCACACAATGACATGACAGGAATGTGCCATACATTTGAAACTTACTCATAAAGTCTTAATGTTTTCCATAGGAGTTGTTTTCTTTAACTGACCAAGGTCTCAATAATGCCTTCCTTTCCTTGCTTCTACCACTACTACCAGGaacactttcattttctcttttaaaatgaaagtccctatgggagttcccattgtgactcagtggtaagaaccctactagtatccatgagggtgcgggtttgactgctggccttgcttggtgggttaaggatctggtgttgctgcaagctgtggcagaggtcacagatgtggcttggatctggcattgctgtggctgtggtgtaggctggcagctgcagctatgattccacccctagcctgggaacttacatatgccaaagGTGAAGCTGTAAAAAGCAGCCTCCCCCCCGCCAAAAGAATGTCCCTATACATGCTACTCTATATGGAATGGATGaacacaaggacctactgcacgGCACAAGGAAATCTGCTCAAaactctgtagtgacctatatggaaaaagaatcttaaaaggaatgggtttatgtatatgtataactgattcactttgctgtacatgaaactgccacaacattgtaagtcaattataagccaataaaatttaaaataaaaataaaatgaatgtcccatgaaataatggcatttgcagcaacatggatgcaactagggattatcatactaagtgaagtaagtcagaaagcaaagtaacttacttgtggaatctaaaatgtggcacaagtgaacttatctatgaaacgggagcaaactcatggacaaggagaagagacttggggttgccaagggggacccTTGGCATATACACCTTAAAAAgtgtatagtatatatgtatataactgaaccactttgctctacagcagaaattaacacaacattgtaaatcaactatacttccacaATGATAATCAACAAAGAATGACCCACACCAGGCAAAGTTCTCTTGCGTCTTCTCTGACTCATGGCTAGTCTCTTGCTGTATAATTCCTGTGAAAGTTCCAGCCTCGTGAACATTTCCTTTGTGTCTTGTAGTTGTGGTCTCAAGTCTCAGGAAAATGTAGAGAAGAGGGAGATCATTGGGAGTTGCAGAATTTAAGGATGTTTTCTTGCCCTCATGCCATTTGCCTTGAAACAATAGCACAAAACAGACCATTCTCTATCTCAAGTTTGACTCAGAGAAGGATATTGTGCAAAGACTTTGCAGAGAATTCATTCATTATTGTACAGTAACCTCTCCATTACTGTCTATTTACCCCTCTCTCACTGTTGTAATGATCAGTGTAACATGATACACCCCAATTCCAAAGATGAGATCAGAGCCCCCAACATATTGTAATTGTGACCTGCATAATTGTGTTgtagttctttaaattttttttctttctttccttttttttttgtcttttgtcttttttagggctgcacccatggcatatggaggttcccaggctaggggtctaattggagctgttgctgccagcctacgccagagccacagcaacaccagatctgagtcgcatctgcaacgtacaccacagctcaggcaatgctggattcttaacccactgagagaggccatggatcgaacccgcaacctcatggttcctaatcggattcgtttctgctgcgccaagacaggaactccataaattattatttatttttttggctgcacccatggcgtatggaagttcctgggccagggatcaaacccacactacaacAATGACCAGATTCCCAGCAGTgataactccagatccttaacttgctgaaccacaagagaacgcccTGATTAAGACTTTTATGATCCATCCACTCAAGGAAAATGATTAGAAGTATTAACTGGTCAAACATAAGGCATATTAGTTGAATATCCAAAAATTTTGCAGAAGATGAATGAGGACAGGCAGTTTTTAAAACAGTGTGATGgacataaatacagaaatatcaaTGGAGCAGACTGGATAGTCAAGAAACAGGTTTTAGGTAAAATGAGAATTTAGTACATAATATGGACATATCATAAGTTAACTCAGAAAAGGGGAATGATGTAATAAATGGTGTCTAGAAAACTAGAAAacgttttaaaaaatacctcaaaagaGACCTAATAGAAAAGAGAGTGGGCAAAATTAAGATCTAAACACAGGTAGAAATGAATATAGAGAAGGTATTTATATGATTTCTTGAAGCGTGCAAGCTTCCTAAGCAGAAGAAATGTGAAAGAAATCACAGAGGATTAGACTAGTAGTTTAAAATACATTCAATAAATCATGTGTTTAAGAGTAATACCAAATGACattaaaaggcaaattaaagTCTGAGAGAGGaagaatttataagaaaatatgaaagtataATATATGAAAGCTctttaaaactggaagaaaaaataaaaaggctaaaTACAAGtagataaaaacatgaaaaaaattctcaagtttCATAAGTATAGtcaatgaaaaccaaaataaaggaagaattaacgctatttactatttttaatcttttttttttggctgtacctgcagcatgtggaagttcccagatcagggctcaaactcatgccacagctataaccagagccacagcagtgacaatgctggatccttaagccgcagagccatgagggaacactttttttttttaaacaatatttcaaattttttcattattggtATATTGTTATGATTAGTGACCTTTGATGTTAGTACTATTACTGAAGTCTcaaatgatggttagcattttttagcaataaagtattttttagttaAGGTATGCACATTGTTATCTTAGTAATgatattgcacacttaataggctacagtatagtataaatgtaacttttatatgcattgaGAAACCaaaataattgtgtttttctctcttggaATATTAGCTTTGTtacagtggtctggaaccaaactcaCAATATCTTGGAGGTCTGCCCGTGtaatttttatagaatattaCTGTTAGAGTACAGACCTTCCTTGACTTATAAAGGGGTATGTCCCAATaaacatattgtaaatcaagaaTATCATTAGgttgaaaatacattaaatatgctTAACCAACCCAACATCATAGCTTAGCATAGCCTACCTTAAAACGTGATGAGAACACTTACACTTACAAGTGTTCAATTAGCCTACAATTGggcaaaataatataaaacaaagtctatttttaaaattgaaactatagggagttcctcttgtcgttcaggggaaacaaatctgactagtatccatgaggatttggattcaatccctagccttgctcagtgggtcggggattagGTGTTGCTATGAACTATGATGTatatcgcagatgaggcttggatcctgcattgctgtggctgtggtgtaggctggcgactgcagctctaattcagcctctagcctgggaacttccatatgctgcgggtgaggccctaaaaaaaaaaaattgaaagtgtaTTTAACTTAGAGTGTTGTATTAACTTCAAGTGTACAGCAGAAGGATTCagttttcagattccttttcagattcttttccactacaggttattataagataattgagtatagttcccaCAAGGcctattgtttttaaaatcagctttttaTTTGTCCTTTATCTTAATAAGTATTGTTTTCAGTCCAATACATATTTTAGTTtataaaacacacatatacacatatacatccgtgtgcatgtgtgtatggaGGGACTATTATAGGTGTTTTTTAGAGTCAGAAGATTAAATGTCTCTTTGCCACATTGTGTCTTATagactttttaaatataacattcAAATATTTAACATTGCACTAATAAAATACAAACACAGGAAAATGTGCTGCTTAATTGAGCATgtgaaactttgaaaatattcctTGTATTGTGTTATACTGTTGTCATATTTTTCATTAGTCAGTAATTCATATGCTTTTACAAGTCCCAAAcctcataaaattttaataataagcaAGGAAATAAATAGTTATTAAGAGTATAAGGAAAATTTTAAGTGCCTTTTCCCTAACCGGAAAAATAAGGTATAATGGCATTTCCACATTAGGTTGTACAGATTTACGAACAAGTAAACTAGTTTTTTGACATTCTAAAAACATTATTTGGAATAGGCATAAAAAGTTAATGTGAATAATAATCCAGATAGAAAATATGCAATAATATAATTGTAAATCAATAGCATGAGgttataaaggaataaaaatctaataaaacaaatagaagacCAAAACTCCATTATTCTGAAAGTTACGCAGAACAGAATATACATTACAAAAATCAAATTGCTAACAAAGAGAATGACAGGGAATCTGAatgaagacaaaaaatgaaaaatactacgAAGAAGCTGATAGATTGGGGGGGTACGtaacaagtttttgtttttgtttggccacAAGGcctattttagaataaaatgttGACTATCTCATGCATTTTATGGAATACTGCACcagaagtgaaaaacagaatggttgtctgGGAACAGAATGGTTGTTAGAGTATCAATAATTTACCCTCGTGATTGCTTGGCTGACGGGCACCTTCagcttgctgctgctgctgcccagaaTCATGAGAGACAGTCCTACTGAATATCACTAGTCTGAGAAAAGATCGAGTCAAAATTTATATACAGTTTCCACTGAATGGATATCACTTTCACTCCCTTGTAAAGTCAAAAAATCTAAGTCAAAATATCCTAAGTCAGGGATCATCTGTATAATGTTTGGAATATTGCTGTTAGAATATACTGTTTATGgagtggattttcttttttttggccatacctgtggcatatgaaatcccaggccaaggatcaaatccaagccactgctgtgacaactctggatccttaaaactactgcatcacaagggaacacCCCATCATTCCTTTCTTGATGATATAAATCcctgtttatctttctctctctctctctctttttttttttttttgctttttagagctgtacctgcagcatatggaagttcccaggctagggggcaaaccagagctatagctgccagcctatgccacagccacagccacaacaacgcaggatccaagctgcctctggaacttacactgcagctcatggcaatgccagatcccccctcactgtgcgaggccagggattgaacctgcatccttatggatactagttgggttcataaccaccGCGCCACAGTTTCACCGCGCCTAAACATTTGTTTCTCAAATGCTTTGCAAACTAGCTTTACTCTCCTGGTTCCCTCATTAATAAATGAATCTTTGACACATGCTCACTCTATATTATATGAGAGAGGTGTTCTATTGGAAAATAATGCTTTGACATTAGACACTCAACGTTTTACACTTCTGGAAACATTCTATGAAATTTCATAGGTCTGGACCTTCGCATGTACCAGCCCTGCCATTGGGAATCCTTTCTCACCTGGAAAAGCTCCATCCACCCTTCTATACTCTGTCTGGaaatcttccccccccccctttttgggcttaaggtgcagcatatggaagttcccaggctaggggtcaaattcgagctgcagctgccagcctatggagctgcagctgctggcccacagccacagcagcaccggatctgagctgtgtctgcaacctacaccacagctttcagcaaagccagatccttatcccactgagtggggtgagggatcaaactggaatcctcatggatactagtctggttcatttccactgagccacaataggaactcctctgtctGGAAATCTTCATTGGCATCTCCAGGCAGTGATGAGCACACTCTCTTTGGACCTACTCTGGACCTTGTAGAAACTGGACACACTTGGGGCAAGCTATCACACATTACATGCTTCTGTTCATTTCTGGGTTTGGCATGCTCCCAGGAGAGCAACTAATGTGTTATCTCTTTATGTGCAGTACCCTAGCTCAGTGTTAGGCATAGGGGAGAGGCTCTGTAGGTGTAGAAATGtcctcttgggaaaaaaaatggggaggaggggagttcccattgtggctcagtgggttaagaacctgacataatttccatgaggatgcaggtttgatccctggtctttctcagtgggttaaggatcccatgttgttgcaggctgcagcataggttgaggtgtggcttggatccagcattcctgtggctgtggcctgcaggtacagctctgatttgacccttggcttgggaacttccatatgctgcaggtatggctataaaaagaaaaaaagaaggaaaaaaaaaagaaaacaaaatgggaaGGATATTCAAGTGAGTGTAGAGTGGGTTATGATGGGAGGTCCAGTGAAAGGAAAGTAGACTTAGAAGTAAGAGAATGTAGGGTGTAGCAGCATTTGGACAGCTGTGTCTAGAGccccttgatttaaaaaaaattttttatttttattcaagtatagttgatttacagtgttgcatcagTTTCTGCTTTTACAGCCACTTGAATTTGCTGGGCTTTTCTTTCCCCTATATCCACGCCTATGGGCCAGGAAAGCGTTCAAGGAAAAGCTTTGGCTTCTTCTTACCTCTTTGCCACAGCAGTTTCTGAGCAATGCTAGGGGTCACAGTGGAATTTCTGAAAGTCCGGGCTCTGTGATCTTTACTTCTCCTaatgaaagacaaataaggacagAGGTGAAGAAACAAAGAGCTAAGGTCAGAACTCAGGGCCAAAGGGCATTTCCTCCTGGCCTGGGATAGATGAACCAGAGGCCAAGGATGAGATGGGGTTATTGAGGTCTGAATCCATTTGATTCTCATTAAATA comes from the Phacochoerus africanus isolate WHEZ1 chromosome 4, ROS_Pafr_v1, whole genome shotgun sequence genome and includes:
- the LOC125124653 gene encoding olfactory receptor 7D4-like, which translates into the protein MEIGNQTAMSKFILLGFSEDMDLQPLLFGLFLSMYLVTVFGNLLIILAITSDSHLHTPMYFFLSNLSFTDICFTSTTLPKMLVNIQMQNKAITYEGCLTQMYFFMIFAGLDDLLLTVMAYDRFVAICHPLHYTVIMSPRLCGLLLLLSWLICLTYSLIQSLMVLRVSFCQETEIPHFFCEHAQILKLACSDTLVNDIVLYFVTGLLGVIPLIGILFSYSRIISSIMGILSAGRKYKVFSTCGSHLSVVSLFYGAGLGVYLTSGTAHPSRKGTIASVMYTVIAPMLNPFIYSLRNRDMKGALRRLFTRGIYSQ